A single window of Archangium gephyra DNA harbors:
- a CDS encoding NAD-dependent epimerase/dehydratase family protein gives MKRLFVTGGTGFIGTRFVSLALEAGYRVRVLTRNERAAERWKHEGVSVVRGDLLTPGPWQEEAAASDEVVHLAQPLTFGARVTHQRAEAYREQRLRMDSLLLDSLKPGTVRRVLYVGGTSYYGDQGTQVVTEDATPRPTGWGPYIAPAIESLPRHLARGLPLVEAYPGSVYGLGSWFVEYALVPLKAGRRLFGLKETLTHQMSPIHVEDCARALLHLLEHGEVGRRYFVVDDQPVTFGDLTRVAAETLGVSYRKIFLPRWLCRLLLGPVVTESLTSEARLSNARLHGTGFQFLYPTIREGVPALVRQWLEASGRS, from the coding sequence GTGAAGCGTCTGTTCGTCACGGGTGGCACGGGGTTCATCGGTACGCGGTTCGTCTCGCTGGCGCTGGAGGCGGGCTACCGGGTGCGGGTGCTCACCCGGAATGAGCGGGCCGCCGAGCGGTGGAAGCACGAGGGTGTCTCGGTGGTGAGGGGAGATCTGCTCACCCCGGGGCCGTGGCAGGAGGAGGCGGCGGCGAGTGACGAGGTGGTGCACCTCGCGCAGCCGCTCACCTTCGGGGCGCGGGTGACGCACCAGCGGGCCGAGGCCTACCGGGAGCAGCGGCTGCGCATGGACTCGCTGCTGCTGGACTCGCTGAAGCCGGGCACGGTGCGGCGGGTGCTCTACGTGGGAGGCACCAGCTACTACGGGGACCAGGGCACCCAGGTGGTGACGGAGGACGCCACGCCGAGGCCCACGGGCTGGGGCCCGTACATCGCGCCCGCCATCGAGTCACTGCCCAGGCACCTGGCGCGCGGGCTGCCGCTGGTGGAGGCCTATCCCGGCTCGGTGTACGGGCTGGGCTCCTGGTTCGTGGAGTACGCGCTGGTGCCGCTGAAGGCGGGCAGGCGCCTGTTCGGCCTGAAGGAGACGCTCACGCACCAGATGTCCCCCATCCACGTGGAGGACTGCGCCCGGGCGCTGCTGCACCTGCTGGAGCACGGCGAGGTGGGCCGGCGCTACTTCGTGGTGGATGATCAGCCCGTCACCTTCGGGGATCTGACGCGGGTGGCCGCCGAGACGCTGGGCGTCTCCTACCGGAAGATATTCCTCCCCCGGTGGTTGTGCCGGCTGTTGCTGGGGCCGGTGGTGACGGAATCGCTGACGAGCGAGGCGCGGCTGTCCAACGCGCGCCTGCACGGCACGGGCTTCCAGTTCCTCTACCCCACCATCCGCGAGGGCGTGCCCGCGCTGGTGCGGCAGTGGCTGGAGGCCAGCGGCCGGAGCTGA
- a CDS encoding TonB family protein, with product MWISSLVLLLLSATAEAPVSPPVPLEAAPPVMPADAPALDAPVSVLLRLTIDEAGEVSRVDVRESAGTVFDRAAMDAALRWRFQPARRGETPIEVQADVPVTFTPAVDPQVDPHPGPLPEGEGAATGTAQGTDTLTPPLSRGEREGAAPSFATTVRGQAAPPPPAAVGDFHIPIGQLADVPRNSASDLMLLAPGVMLANHGGEGHADTIYIRGFDAGEGKDVEFRLNGVPLNEVSHAHGHGYADTYFIIPELVDSLRITEGPYDPSQGDFGVAGSVEYQLGLKRRGLTASASYGSFASRRLSLVWGPSESSEANFVGLLLRQGHGFGPNRAYANAGAMAQVEFRVGEETRLRLFGASYAARFASAGVVRETDVVDGRMPCAPGADSQFFCLHDPNQGGAGQRHIVSAELQSRLRRGGRFVQQGFVVLRQMRIRDNFTGFLNDVPPVGELPRGDNTEQSYRGTTVGLRGRYSPGLTFLGQPQPLELGYLARFDDVLTRARRLRDHGGAPYATLFDNQVRTTNLGAYASLRLAPLSWLTLRGGLRLDTFLFGVEDQNRPASDRQGERIPEESIEAYGFFASPRVTAEVRVTPRLTWLTSAGLGARSSDAAALSDAELAPYARVTAAETGLGWRLAGDGHAYDLEVRGAFFATRVSQDLVFDETTGRNQPVGPSQRLGAFATTRFTLEQRVDVQASAAWAHATLPTPGAPQWKVWEGTVMPYIPHLLGRLDASVRGELTVSGQPVGWNLALGHSAIGPKPLPLDRYSEPIFLFDAAARARWKWMELGLSVENLLDTRWREAEFNYVSNFRGPDAPASLLATRHFSAGAPRTFRATFTLYLDLQDEELP from the coding sequence ATGTGGATTTCCAGTCTGGTGCTCCTCCTGCTGAGCGCCACGGCCGAAGCCCCCGTATCTCCCCCCGTCCCCCTGGAGGCCGCCCCTCCCGTCATGCCCGCGGACGCGCCCGCCCTGGACGCCCCGGTCTCGGTGCTGCTGCGCCTCACCATCGACGAGGCCGGCGAGGTGTCTCGCGTGGACGTGCGCGAGTCGGCCGGGACTGTCTTCGACCGGGCGGCCATGGACGCCGCGCTGCGCTGGCGATTTCAGCCCGCCCGGCGTGGGGAGACGCCCATCGAGGTCCAGGCGGATGTTCCTGTCACGTTCACGCCGGCGGTAGATCCTCAGGTAGACCCTCACCCCGGCCCTCTCCCAGAGGGAGAGGGGGCAGCGACGGGCACGGCCCAGGGGACGGACACCCTCACCCCGCCCCTCTCCCGGGGGGAGAGGGAGGGTGCTGCTCCTTCATTCGCGACGACCGTTCGCGGCCAGGCCGCTCCTCCTCCTCCCGCGGCCGTCGGAGATTTTCACATTCCCATCGGCCAGCTCGCCGATGTGCCTCGCAACTCCGCTTCGGACCTCATGTTGCTGGCTCCCGGCGTCATGCTCGCCAACCACGGTGGCGAGGGCCACGCCGACACCATCTACATCCGCGGCTTCGACGCCGGTGAGGGCAAGGACGTCGAGTTCCGCCTCAATGGTGTCCCCCTCAACGAGGTCTCCCATGCCCACGGCCATGGCTACGCTGACACCTACTTCATCATCCCCGAGCTCGTGGACTCGCTGCGCATCACCGAGGGCCCCTATGACCCCTCCCAGGGTGACTTCGGCGTGGCTGGCTCCGTGGAGTACCAGCTCGGCCTGAAGCGCCGCGGCCTCACCGCTTCCGCCAGCTACGGCAGCTTCGCCTCGCGCCGGTTGTCCCTGGTGTGGGGCCCTTCCGAGTCCAGTGAGGCCAACTTCGTGGGCCTCCTGCTGCGCCAGGGCCATGGTTTCGGCCCCAACCGCGCCTACGCCAACGCGGGCGCCATGGCCCAGGTGGAATTCCGCGTCGGCGAGGAGACGCGGCTGCGCCTCTTCGGCGCCAGCTACGCGGCCCGCTTCGCCTCGGCGGGCGTCGTCCGCGAGACGGACGTGGTGGACGGGCGCATGCCCTGCGCTCCCGGCGCGGACTCCCAGTTCTTCTGCCTCCATGATCCCAACCAGGGCGGGGCGGGGCAGCGCCACATCGTCTCCGCCGAGCTGCAGTCCCGGCTGCGCCGCGGCGGGCGCTTCGTCCAGCAGGGCTTCGTCGTGCTGCGGCAGATGCGCATCCGCGACAACTTCACCGGCTTCCTCAACGATGTGCCCCCCGTGGGCGAGCTCCCGCGCGGCGACAACACCGAGCAGTCCTACCGCGGCACCACCGTGGGCCTGCGCGGGCGCTACTCGCCGGGCCTCACCTTCCTCGGCCAGCCCCAGCCCCTGGAGCTGGGGTACCTCGCGCGCTTCGATGACGTGCTCACCCGCGCCCGCCGCCTGCGCGACCACGGCGGCGCGCCCTACGCCACCCTCTTCGACAACCAGGTGCGCACCACCAACCTGGGCGCCTATGCCTCCCTGCGCCTGGCCCCGCTCTCCTGGCTCACCCTGCGCGGCGGCCTGCGCCTGGACACCTTCCTCTTCGGCGTCGAGGACCAGAACCGTCCCGCCTCGGATCGCCAGGGAGAGCGCATCCCCGAGGAGTCCATCGAGGCCTACGGCTTCTTCGCCAGCCCCCGCGTTACCGCCGAGGTGCGGGTGACGCCCCGGCTCACCTGGCTCACCAGCGCGGGCCTGGGCGCGCGCTCCAGTGACGCGGCCGCGCTGTCCGACGCGGAGCTCGCCCCCTACGCCCGGGTCACCGCGGCCGAGACGGGCCTGGGCTGGCGCCTCGCGGGCGACGGGCACGCGTATGACCTGGAGGTTCGCGGCGCCTTCTTCGCCACCCGCGTCTCCCAGGATCTCGTCTTCGACGAGACGACGGGCCGCAACCAGCCCGTGGGCCCCTCGCAGCGCCTGGGTGCCTTCGCCACCACGCGCTTCACCCTGGAGCAGCGGGTGGACGTCCAGGCCAGCGCCGCCTGGGCCCACGCCACGCTCCCCACTCCCGGTGCCCCGCAGTGGAAGGTGTGGGAGGGCACCGTCATGCCGTACATCCCCCACCTCCTTGGCCGGTTGGATGCCTCCGTGCGCGGGGAGCTCACCGTGTCCGGCCAGCCGGTGGGGTGGAACCTCGCCCTGGGGCACAGCGCCATCGGCCCCAAGCCCCTGCCGCTCGACCGCTACAGCGAGCCCATCTTCCTCTTCGACGCCGCGGCCCGCGCTCGCTGGAAGTGGATGGAGCTGGGCCTGTCCGTGGAGAACCTGCTCGACACGCGCTGGCGCGAGGCCGAGTTCAACTACGTGTCCAACTTCCGCGGCCCGGACGCGCCCGCCTCGTTGCTCGCCACGCGCCACTTCTCCGCGGGCGCCCCCCGCACCTTCCGCGCCACCTTCACCCTCTACCTGGACCTCCAGGACGAGGAGCTCCCATG